The genome window TACACTGCCGCAGCTTCGGCATTGACCGGTTTTGTAACCGATCCAAGAGACTTTATGCATTGATTACGTTGCGGTTTTTGTTAGTTAAGTGGCATAACCTTGTTGTATGGGACTTGTCGCGTGTTTTAATCTAAAATACCATCTTTCTATGTTTGTTGCACATCATGATTTATGTAATAAACATCAATGAGGTTTGCATTTATGCACATTGTCTTCTTTCATATTTTCAAGTCATCAATATTTTCAGTTTTAATTTTAATGGTTGATTACTTCATTTATGTTTGGGATGTAGAattagggctgcaaatgaaccgaacgttcaacgaaacaattcgtgaaccgtttggcaggaagtttgtttatgtttgttagTTTAGTTAAATGGACAAACATGAATGatcgcgttcgttcatttatgttcgtggaCGTTCGCTAACGTGTTTGTTTATTTTCATGAACGTGTTTGTTTATTTtcatttgtgttcgatagttcattaatgtgtttaattattatatttatttaaatacttcgaAATTTTGACAATAAAATACTTAATAAgtatcagtgtattatatatttttctcaagaacgcttttttgtgtttgttttcaTTTGTGTCAATGAACGCTTGGTTGCGTTTattacctaaaattaacaaacgaacatgaacatgttcatttccttaatgaatgaATAGGACCAAAAAATCTCGTTCtcattcggtaagtgttcatgaacacttcGTTAACACATAAagttccttaacaaacgaacacgaacaaagtcAAGGTCTTGATCATGTTCGTTTGTAGCCGCATGTAGAATTATTGATGCATTAGTAAGTTGGCAAAATGAGTATTGAGTAAGTCAGACAGATTGGGCAAAAAGTCAAACTAAGTCAACTTAATTTGACCCTTTTCACCCTTTCAATTCTTTGTTCTTGAAAAACCAACAAGATAAACTTCTGAACATACAATAATAGTTTGCAAATAAGCAAACAAGATAAACAAACAAGAAAGATGAAATTAATACGCGCTTACGGAGCTTGTAAGTAACATCATCAAACCATTCAAGTTGAGTATAGAACTATAGTAATTTTCTGACAGCGAAAAAACAGAAAAAGAATCGAATGGACAAAAAGAACCGAAAAAAACCAGTGGGTGAACCAAAAAGAGAAAACATATATAGTAAGCAGCCAGGATATTATCAAACAAAAGCTTCAAACTTTCTAGTCTGTCATAGTTCTTTAAAgtgtttttcttcatcttttcaactCAATATGCTTGTTTTTCGGCCTTTGGTTCTTTTCCTGGTGTCTCGGAGCTGCATATAGAAACGGATATGTTTTATTTCTAACAGGTCAAACGGATACAAAAAGCGAAATACATAGTTTAAAGTCAATCTGGTCAAACTTAAACGGGTCAAACGTACCAAGGCCATTGGAATCTGAGGTTTTCATGATTCGTAACCTTTTCACGGTGCCCAAAAACATCCTGGTTAAACCATAAAGAAGAAACATGTAAGCAAGATGCACAGTCAGTCGATAAATTCAGGTCAAACTAGTCGAATGAAAGGTTGACTATGTAACACAATACCTCCATGGAACATCACCCACAAGCATCCAATCTCCTTCTTTATCTTCATATGTTAGCACAAACTCAGAAGATCCATCCAAAAGGCGAGAGCGTTGGTGCTTTTCTGTCCCTGCATTAAATCGACATAAGAGTTCATTAGTTTATACGTTTAAAAATCTCTTTTCGCGTTTctacattttcttgtttattaaaAAATACTTTTTTCGAAAAGAAGTGTTTTAGGTCGACCCAACTACCAAAACGATCCCCTTGACCCATTAACCAGCTCAGTTGACCCGTCAAAAAACTGCACTTACGGATAAAACCGGCACTTGAGGAAGCTTTCAAGAACATAATTTCAAGAGCATGAGCTAAAGTTTCATAGCAatcatgtgcattcaaatcaaccTTCCTTCCAATCGGCAACCCGTCCATATTCACTTTCACATATCCCGAATGCCCGGTTTCCTTACTGACGGTCTCATCATTTTTGTTTTCGCGGGtaacatttttctttttttttgaattttcgtTCCCGCCCGCTCCCTTCTCTCCTTCATTTTTCGAAAATTTCGCTTGGTTTACCAAACTGTTCATCCTATAAGTCTTCACAGGTGGCCATCCCACCACCTGACTGCTTTAAAAACATCACAAAACCTTATAAGAAATTCAACATTTAGCCTCATTTCAAATCCAAATTCAAAAGCAGTGATCTTTCTTGATGTACAACATAAAATGCATATGGTACAACCCTTAAATGCAATGAAACCAAACAAATTACATACTGTAAAAAGAGCCATTATAGTTCAAATAAGCTTTTTCTAAAGAACCTCTGTCAGTAACTATAAATGCTTATGGTACTACTATTAAATGCATGAAACCAAACTAAGACAAGAGTCATCTAAAACAAGCCCAAATTTTAAATGAAAAATATATTTCCAATTTTAAAGAATCCTTCTTTTTTAAGGTATGCAACTATTAATGCATGTGGTAGACATAAATGCAATGAAACCAAACTAGGAACCATTTTGGACCCCAGCCCAAATACAAGTGAAGGGTTATGTGTTAAAATCAAATATTCAAACTTATAATATTATATTTTGATAATTGGCtttgttttcattttaaacaCTTCGGTCACTTCATCTATTGGAAAAGATAATTCGGTTAACCACTGGCCATGGCCGGGCCAAGCCCAAATATTTTGAGGTTTGGGCTTGTTATGGAGTAGGCCACcaatacaacaataacaataacaaaaagagttaaatgccattttagtccctgtggtttgggtcattttgacagtttagttcaaaggtttcatttttcgcgtatgggttcaaaaaggtttcactgttgccatttaGTCCACCGGGTTAAATTCATCCGTTATTTCTGTTAACCAGAAGGgcgattcggtcattttatatggccgaattgcctttCTTGTTAACAggattacatataaaatgaccgaattgcccttctggtTAACAGAAAAtatggataaagttaacccaaTTGACGAAAATGacaatggtgaaaccttttttTGAACCCACCGGagaaaatgaaacatttggactaaactaacaaaatggcccaaaccacagggcctaaaatgacatttaactctaataataataataacaataataataataataataataataataataataataataataataataataataataataataataataataataataataaataaatacaaaaatatatatataaaaaaaaacagtttagttTATTTTGCCGGTCATGAGCCatttcaaatagtttttttttttttttttttttttttttttttttttttggaaaaaggcCTTAAAGTTTTTACTaaccaaaatggttgagccggccaCTGGCTTTGGACTTAGATGGATTCAAGCTAGTTTCAACTAGCAAAATCCTATTATACTTGCATCAAATAAAATAGTAAAGTTGAATAATGGAAAATAACATGTTATTTATCAAAAAATATTACAACAAAAAACATTTTTCCAACATATAacataaaaatacaaaaacataatggttgattttaatatatatatcCATCCATAACATAAACCATAAAGCTCCATTATCTGAAGAAAAAAATCATAACAGAGCTATCGGTTTCTCAATTTATTcttttatattcttttatttgGGTTATGGTTCAGTTATTTATTTACAACAAGTGAAATAATAAAGATAACATGACATAAATATCAAAGGGGCCATAAAATTAACCTGGCAGCACCAGAAGTAAGACTCAACCCTAAACCAAGTTCAAGTTCCTCATCATCTCCATAatcttcaccaccaccaccaccaccaagcCTGAAAGTTGTGTCCataggaagaagaagaagaaagcagaaAAGGGTTGTAGAGTACAAGTGgaaaagagagagaaagagttgaTGAAATGGGAGTTGtgtggttttgtgaaaatgggttGTGTTTTGAAGAAGTGAAAAGAGGTCACCTAAGAGGAAACAGAGCAGGAGTGTGGGCAGGGCCCATTTGTCTGCTGGTAGTGCGCTTGGTATCACCACTCCCTCTGCACTTCTCATTATGTCTCTCTTAacataatactaataataataaattatattCACAAGGGGCCCTTtcaatttccttttttttttttcatagcaCAACTAAATCACCGGATAAGCATTCTGTCATGTCCTTAATCGAGCAAACTTCCCCTCATTTATAACGGTCAGAGTTGGATGCAAACCCGAGCCACCAagccaccagttccggggaaaacccgccCGCCCGAAGGCCCACTGCGGTAAAACCTGGTTCGGCTCGGTTTTGACCTGGGGACCTCCAGAGAAACCTAGTTCTAAACTTCATTGCCACCATCAATGTCCTTCAAAGTAATGCTAGTGGGAGTTGAACTTGGAAGCTCAAAGAGAGAAGCCAAATGATTAACCACTAAATTAACTTGCCAGGACCCCTTTAAATTTATGTATTACattttttgttttcttctttTCTATTTTTTGCTTAACAAAAGGTAAAACTTACTCTCATTGGTCATCATCTCATGTTTAAGTGATATGATGATGGAATAAATGTTAAAAGAGTAAGTGAAAATTCATCACATGTGGCCTAGTGGTAGGGTGACTTAGGGTTTTTCAATCCTTATTTGTGTTATTTTGGTGGATAAGACAATGATAGATAGAGTCTAGCCTTCTTGCAGAGGTGTCAAGTTTTATCCTGAGCCCATCCATGTTTTCGTCTCACCATGTGTTACGCCAAAGAGTTATGCTCTTGTAGTGGCACAACGACTGTCAAGTGGCAGCCGGCGGCATCCCAAGGGAACGTCCAAGCCAAACTTTGAAGCCAGCGTGGGCCCGGTTAAGATAACATAGTCTGGCAGAAGTGGGGCAACGAGGCTCTCAAATGTGAGGAGTGCGGTAGCCTAATACAAAAAAGTCgccgttccaaaaaaaaaaaaaagtaaatcgGGTGAAACCCAGTATTCAAAATCCCAAAATAAGGTCCTTTGtgttaaataaatataactagttGAACTTTTTTAGGTAAGTTGTAATGTTGTATATTGTTATACGATTGGATCGTTTACACTCATGTATATGGTTTTACGTAAGAAACATATGGAGTGATATAAATAGTTGATCGCATTTACGATTGTGCTGGTGGTAAGATTGTAATTAATAAGAAAAAATAGCTCGctgaaaggaaaaaaaaaaattagtgtgaCTTTTTTGTAAATCCGATTTCACTAATGTTTTTTTAACTCAATTAACTTTTattgttatattattttaaaaaatatatataccataaaattaAGAGGTTTGTTATCTTTAACTTAAGTATAATATTGtcgtatttaaaaaaaaaacaatgaagtTTTTGAAATATTAATATATTGTTGACGGCACGTCTAATTAATTAAAAAGTTTACAAACAATGTGTTCAAACAAAATACAACGATTCATCTAACTTGTAACAATGCATTCAAGTTGTAAAGATCTGACATATGAACAAACTTTGTGAATATAATTGTGGACCGAGACAATTCCAATAATGTGTCTAAAACTACTTGTAATTTAAGGGAAACATATATCCTAAACACTAAAATAGATGTATCACATCTTTCATACGTAACAATCATTTTTTCACATTAACCGGTCCAcacatgtatgtgtgtatatgttGTTTGATGCTTAACCTTCTCAACTAGCTTCATGTTAAATTGTAGTTGAAATGTTAAGTTAGAATTTCTTTGAGATAATTATTCTTTATAAAACTTTTATTCTTATAAATCGGTTATTTCTTTTTAAATTATTTCATTACATACATTTTTGAAGTTATATGACCTGAAATCATAAAAGGAAACGGGTTAAGCATTTTTTATCAATTTTGTATTTTCAAAGTTGTTTTATCGTGAATctaattaataaaaaaagttgTTTCATTATCATCTTATAAGTAAAGTTTTTATCTTACATTACTAGATATAGTAATTAGTATGTATTTACATCAGTGcttaagaagaagaagaagaatgttacCCAGTTACAAAGTATTACAATatgtatattaaataaatattgaTGATAATTATTCATATCTCTTTTTTACTTTACTTTTTAGTATTAAGTTGTTACACTTTTTTTTATATGTTTCATCATCTACACTACCCTTTTAAATTGACTCAAAAATTTATTTACTTATAAAAGTTCATAATCATCATTCATTATATCTTTCTTGCACCCAAAAATTATCACAAATGTTGGCTTTAAGTCAATAGGGTATATATAGTTTACTTTCTATAAACTAAAACTCATATATCATATGTTGAGGCGAAACCAAACAGGGTCAAGGTAGTATGTTGACTCGTAAACATCATAATTCTTTGTTTGTTATTAATCTAAGATTATTTATTTAGACATGTGTTTAGTAATAGTCGGCACAGAAAATAAGTTATGATAACACTCGGACAAAAAATTGTATCTCCATCATGCGATAAGTTAAAGTTTCTTCAATAGACAATAAATTTGGAAAGGAAGAAATATATGACTATATAAAAATGAAGGAACACCATCATCACCTTCTCTAGCACACTTTATTTTGTTTATGTGTAATGAAAATacttttaaaattaattaaatataaaacaatgttTGAGGATCTAAAATAAGATTCATGTCCGATCTTTAAGGATTAAAGCCTGAAAAAGCTAGTCTTTCAAGTATTAAGATATAAATCCACTTGTAATTCATAGTTTTTTATCACATATTATAAAAaccatatatatacacactacaATACTACATACATATTTATTATTGcataattatatttttataaatgatCCACTTGAAACACGAGGAAAACCTTAAAACATTTAAATAGTTATACGTGATCCACGTTCTTTGCATTTGATTGAAATGTAAAACAAGATATAAAATCAAGATAAGTTTCATAAAATATACTCCCTTCGTCCCATTAAAAGTGTATATAATCTATAAAGTGGATCCTTATTAAGCAAAATTTGATAtaatattatttgtataaatatattttatttaatcaTGAGAACCTATTATGAGAACACTTATGGACCTTCTTGGTGTAGACCTTGCTAACTAACGAGATCAGATTAATCACAATTTATGTTGTAATGTGACCTTTAAAAGATTATGGTAGAAAACCATGGTGACATTTTAATGTATTTAACTGAAAGTACACAACACACATGTTACCGATGCAAAACAAGGTTATAATGTGAGATAAACAACAATGTGAATCTAACTTTATATAGTTATCTGACTCATTCTCAAGAAAGTTTGGATTTTAACAGTTCGATGGCCACAACTATGTGAATTGGGTCTTCATAGTTGGGTAATCCACGTACACATGGTTAAAATTTAGGTTTCGttaagactagaaggtatgggggccggcttggcccggcgccggacccccacaccgcccccctggcCCGACAAGCATCACAACCGGCGAGCTCCAGCCGGGTGTGCCGCCCCACTTCTCCAAAAAACAACCGTTGGGTAACGGctagattttaaaaaaaaaaaaaaattcaatttccATTTTAATAAATACCATAATTCCAATCCATTTTATACCATTTTCTCTCATTCTACTCCCATTCTTCTCCATTTCTCatccttttttataaaaaaatactcTATATTTTTTATACCATTCTCTACCAAAcatgaatccattcaacccaaacaaccccaacccaaacaaccctgatgaaacaatggttaaccgggcatggttaacacactggtctcgtcaagaagggttaatcccttcctctcggagatcgctggctgggtcgccggtggatgatctcctgcacaaggaaacaagccgtgactcgtaacaaggaggatggggtggggggtgctccttgttaccactctccggcgtgagaatcagtagtttgcccttgggaagcaaagtaagatagtagtagtagtgagagagttgtgaagagatacctcaaacctggtttgg of Helianthus annuus cultivar XRQ/B chromosome 1, HanXRQr2.0-SUNRISE, whole genome shotgun sequence contains these proteins:
- the LOC110878030 gene encoding auxin-responsive protein IAA13 — its product is MDTTFRLGGGGGGEDYGDDEELELGLGLSLTSGAASQVVGWPPVKTYRMNSLVNQAKFSKNEGEKGAGGNENSKKKKNVTRENKNDETVSKETGHSGYVKVNMDGLPIGRKVDLNAHDCYETLAHALEIMFLKASSSAGFIRTEKHQRSRLLDGSSEFVLTYEDKEGDWMLVGDVPWRMFLGTVKRLRIMKTSDSNGLAPRHQEKNQRPKNKHIELKR